The Bos indicus x Bos taurus breed Angus x Brahman F1 hybrid chromosome 21, Bos_hybrid_MaternalHap_v2.0, whole genome shotgun sequence genomic interval CTGTCCTcttcccagcctcctctctgcagTGGGACCTGCCTCTCCCTGGGGCTgccaggggcagggggcagggggtagAGGGAAAGTACAGATGAAGGGCCACGCTCTGACTTCCAGTTGGGCAGGAAGCAAGGCTGTGAGACAACCCCCGACTGAAacagccctcctgcacctgctCACCCACTCAGAATTGCTTCTCTGCCTATGTCAGCCTTGTTCCAGGATAGAAGACATCCTGGCCAAATGTCCCTGGCAGACCCCCTCAACCCCTTTATGCCGCTCTGTTCCTGGACAGAAGACCAGTGAAGACCTGTCCCCACTCCATTCCCAGACCACACTTCTCAGTTTCAGTGTCTCTGATGCATGGCTGGTGAATTGTACTCTTTTTATTCTTGGCCTGCTAAGTTCCtgtgctgcacagtgtggccctGGCTCTACTCAACTTGGGGGTTGAGGACTTTGCCCACAAAGAGGTCTCTTTGAGTCTTCTCATCCTCCACAAACAGCAAGAAGGGTCTGTTGACCTTCACGACCACCGGGACCTCCTTTGTGTTCATTGGGACTTTCACAACCACTGGGACCTCCTTTGTGTTCATTGGGACTTTCACGACCGCTGGGACCTCCTTTGCCTTCATTGGGACTTTCAACAGATTATCTGTGTGAATGGCTGTGTCCACGGTTAAGGCGTGCTCGCTCAGCTCTATCTCAGCTTGATGTAGGGCCTGGAAGACACAGATTCTGAGTTAGCCCCAGACCAAGCTGGCTGGAGTGGgggtggcagtgggggtggggtgtgccCAGCAATTTCCTATGGCAAGATCGAGAGGCAGCCTCCCCTGACAGCTGATGCCAGTTGAAAGAAGGCTGGTTTCCACTCCTGGAAAGCCACCAGCAGTTGGAGGAAGGCTAGCTTCCACTCCTGGAAAGCTGCCCTTGGCTCCCAGCAACCGAATTCGCCCTTGAACGTCAGATGTCCCCAAAAGGGGTCAATTACTAGGGTTGGGGATTGTTGGGTTCAGACATCCTCAGGGTTGGGCGGATGACTCAAGGAGTCTGCGcatttaaaagggaagaaaggggaagaaaacagagaggaagtCTGGGTGATCTGAAGGCTTAGAAAAAATCCCGCAAAATAACTGAGAGATAGTCCTTTCCAACACTTCTATAAAAGGATGTGATGAAAACCACCAGGGAGCTAGGTTTTCTTGTCTCCATCCAACCAAGGACAATTTGCCCTCTGAGAAAAAGCGCTTGTGCCAGAACTCACATGACCCCCGATCTGCAGGAGGCCCTGCTGGGGAACGTGGCCATGACATTGTTTGTACTGGATTGTGAAGAGCTCAACATCTCCCAAACCCAGCACTCAGGGCACATCTGCTGGGTGGATTTTgttagtggctcaggtggtaaagaagctgcctgcagtgcaggagacccgggtttgacacctgggttgggaggatcccctggagaagggcatggcaacccactccagtattcttgcccgggaaagcccatggatagaggagcctggcaggctacagtctacaggactgcaaaagagtcagacatgactgagccactagcaCTTACTTACTTATACCCACTGGGCCATGGAAAGCACAGCATGCCTGTGGGGTCCCAACCTTGGGAACTCCATCCAATGTCTCTGAGCAGCAGGTCCCTCATCTCCCAATTAAAGAACAGGGTTCTTTGCGTTCATTGGGAGACTGAGCGAGAGAAACCGTGAGAAAGTGTTTTGTGGTTTGTCAAGCGCTGTACCAGGATGAGAGACTGTGATTGCTGTTTACATTCTGGGCAAAGTGTTACAGGGCAGCCACAAGGCAGCCAGCTAGTTAGTGACCTTGGCGGAGTCATTGGAGGGCAACCCCTGTGTCCACCAGGGTGGGTAAAGTTATCTCATGAGTAGATGCTTCCTGGCATCCGAATGTCTAACTGGCATCTCCAGTTTAGCAGAGCTAGTCTCTGCCTGCCCGAGACCCACCCCTTCTTCATCTTTCCTGCCTCAGACTTTGGCTCCATTGTTTCCCACTCTTCTAGCTCACAAACTGACTCCCCTTCCCGCTCCCCAGCTCTGTCTAAAAAGCCCACAGCACCTTCTCATCACCATTAACTCTCCCTTGAATGCCCCGTCTAACCGCCAATATCTCTCACCTAGGTTACCCACCAAACTTCCTACTGGGTCCCCTCTTCCTCCAGGGACACTGCCTGTTTTCCACATGGCAAAAAGTGATCTTTCATAAAACACTCATGTCAGCCTTGGTGGTCTCCCATGTCGATCAAATAAAACCCCAGTCCTATCCAGGGCCTGGGAGACCCAAGTGACCCGGCTCTGCCTGCCTTCTGCCCTCACCTCCTACCAGACTGTGTCTCACTCATCACTCTAGCTGCCTGGGCTTTCTTGTGGTTCTTAAAAAAATGTCGGGTTCACATCCCCTCCAGATACACTGGTTGGTCTCTTTGCCCAGAACACGAGTCCCGAGGCATATACCCCCTTGCTTTCCCTTGGCCTTTATCCAGGACTTGGCATAAAGGCCACCCCAGCCCTTCTAATGCCTGCCCACTGCACTCCAGCCCACTGTTCctggtttctctgctttcttcccttCAGACAGTGTACTGCGGGTGGATGTAGAGCATACAGGTCTGTGGGCATGCTCACTGCCCTGTCAGGAGAACATAACAGCTACTAGAGTCAGATGTTGTCTGGCTGGCCCATGACTTTACCCCCGAATGCCTCCAGGGCTTGAAGCAATAACCTTTGAGTGAGAGAATGATGAAAGGACCCCCAAAGCCCAGGGATCTGGGCAGATAAGAGCTATAACTGCTGTATTAAAAAACTGATTTTCAATCAGGGCTGTGGTGGATAATAAAACAGAGACCCTAGAAATTGCCCCACTCACCTCCAAATTAGGCAGGGGAGCCTTCGATGTGATGGCCTGTGAGATTGCTGTGGCAGTCAGTATATGTTTGGGGTCAATCTTGGGAAGCAGATGCTTAAAGTTTATCTTGAAGGAGATCTTCAACTTGGGCAAAATTAAGCGCACCAGTCTGTTGAGAATGAAAATGACAAGGAAGCTGAGCTATGTCTCTGTCCTGGCATCCACAGGCTGCACCTTGCTTACGCTGAAAGATCTTTTCCTAGTGGAAATGTAATGGAAGTGTTTGCTTCAGGGCTTGCTTGGTGGGGGGCAGATTAAAGATGCTAGGGTCTGAGCTGCAAGGTTGAATTTCCAAGCAAACCACTAACTCAGAATACACTTTACTATTCAAATGATTCCCTTCACAGGCTTTCTATACCAGAGAAGATGAAGGTCAGACCAAGGGCATCCAGCCCTGAGTCCCTCTAACCCTCCATCTGGAAGCAGCAGTTTAAACTGTATGGTGACCCTAAGCATGCTGAGGGGGTTGGGGGACATGGGGTCCTCTTGCCGCAGGTAGAGCATAGGGAGTTTTCACAGGAGAGGAAGTTCCATCTTGGATGATAATCTTTGAAACAGAAAGGAGGACTCCTCCTTCTACAGATCAGCAACTCTGTAACTAAGGGAGAGTATTAGAAAgtgattgcaaaaagtcagatatgacttagcaactgaacaaaacattAGAATGTGTAGTGCCAGCCCTCTCACCCAACATTTTTGGTTGCTCACAGACCAATCCGTCTTAGCCTGTGTCAATGCAGTGTTGAGCTTCTGATTGGATAGCGACCCACTCAGCTGGGTTCCTCCACTGCTGAATCCCCTCTGCCCCAACTAGGAATACTGTGGGATGTACAACTGTGGCAGAAAATGACAGATCCACTCTGCGGTGGCTCTCAACTGTAGGAGTAAATGCTATTTACAGATTTCTTCCCAATCTGCACATTTGTTGCCCAAAGACTATTCCCCGACTCCCGCCATTAAGATCAGTGGGCCATTGAAGATCACAGTTTCGCTATGTAATTTATCCACATTGATTGGAGCTCGACGGACACGGTACTCAAGCTGGATCAATTCAATTCTCTCTTCCAGGAATATGTAATTGGAACTGAAAGATGCTCAGTGAGGTGTGGGTTGGAGCATCTGATTGAATGGAAGAGAGTCATGTCTGACCACAGCAGTCTTAGCTTGACATTTACTTCCTTAAGATCATTTCCTACTTAAGATCCCTGATGAACACTCCACCACTGAATTATGTTATATACCCTACTCATTCTCTCATAGCTTTTCTACAAGTTGAAGCTACTTATTTGTTAGTTGACTTTCTACCTTCCCTACCAAACTGAAAATTTCATGAGAGCAGAGATGTGTTTGGCTAATCATTGTATTCCCAGTACCAGGCAGTTTCTGGCATAGAATAGATACTCAGAAAATATTCTGGGGGTGAGTGGATTGTGTGCTAATGTGTGTGGGAAAGCTGGTTTGCTGAGCTGGAGAGGTAGAAATAAGGACTTGTGACAAGAGAGACGGAGTTCCAGGTGACTTTGCTGTCCCTTGTTCCAATCCCTCATGAGACCTGGCTGTGTTTATTCCCTGAAATTGCATTTCATGTATTTTGTAAGTTTCGTGAAATTCCCATGTATCTTTCCAACCATTCCTCTCTGTATCTAACTTGATCTTTTATGAAGTGGGTTTCTGATATTGTACATGTCACCAAAAGAACCATAATTAACAGTTTAAGGGGCTTCCGACTTGGTAATGGGATTCAGGCCATTATTCTTCCTGTTTGGTTTGTTTCGTTTTCTACAAATATCCTAGGAAATAACTAGACGCCAAACTCACCCACCCTTGCCGCCCAAATAAGGCTTTTGCATAGAGGAAGTGAGGGCTGAGCAAAAATCTAATTCAAATCTAAAGTATTCATTCAGAATACCATACCTGAAGTCACTGATTTTCTGAAGTTTAGCTCGCTTAGCAGTCATCTTTTTAAGATCAGTGTCAAATTGTCCGGCATCTGGAAGCATGAGAGTTAGGGACACATTTCCTTTGCAAGGCATCTTAACCATCGTAGCATGTAGCTCCTCTGACCGGCTGTAAAGCATCCGTTCTGTCTTTCTCATCATGTCCACCTGCACTTTGGTTTGGTCATTCACAAAGAAGACCTCCTTCTGGGTGAGTTTGGGCTGAAAAGCTCTTTTCAAGATGCCTGGGAAAATCAGGAAGGAAAAGTCAAAGAGTGATCTGGTGGAAAAGTCATCACCACCTTCATGTTTGGGGTCCCCAGAGGTGATCTGCTTGAGAAGGAAGCAGTCCGTTTAAGGTGACACCTTGACTCTAGTGAGCAGAATAGTTAAAAATTCTAGACTGATGCAAAGGAAATAAAGGCAAACACATGATTTTCAGAAATAATCACCCTACAATTTCTTTAACTCTGTATTTCTCAAAAGATGTTTACCAAAATAACTGCCTTTGGGACTATAACACCGAGAAAGGATTTTGTCATCAAATAATTCAGGAAACATTGATCACAGCATCCCTTCTTTGAAAATTTCTACTGCATTTGAGTGTTTTAAGAGTTCAAAGAATGGTaaagaaatctatttaaaatgtattaagctTGCTGTTaagtagaagctaacacaacattgtaaagcaattatactccaaaaaattaattatttaaaataaagtatattaattttattcaagGAGGTAAGCTTTTTATCAGAAAGGCACACACACCTCAGTACACATGCACATCCCTGCgtgaaattctattttaaataatgcaattCCCGGTGGGTTTTAAGAAACATTCAACGTACACACCAGTTTAAAAAGGCATCCATCACCCAGAGTGATGGCCATCTGGTCTGGTCTGGAAAATCTCTACAAGTGTTAGTCTTGCTTCTGATTCTAGAGGCAGACTCACGGTCCTCTCTGTTCTGTTGCTGCTACTTGCTTTTTCTAGAGAGTGATATGGATAAAGCTTTTGGAAAACTGTTGgaagctggagggctacagtccatgaggtcgcaaagagctggacatgactaaaccaccactgccaAGGGGGAATCATGCTGGAGAGTTCTCTGGAATATCCAGAGAAGCGATCCCTCCAAGATCATTcatgttaggacttccctggcagtccagtggttaagactccctgctcccaatgcagggggcacaagttcaatccctggttggggaaataagatcccttAGGCCACAcagtgcagtaaaaaaaaaaaaaaaaaaaaaaaagatcatttgtGGAGCACTTTTTATGTCCCAGGTACGTAGTTTGGAACTGTGGGCCTAAATATGAATAACAGGTGGTCCCAGTGGCTTCAGCAAGCATCCTACGCTGGGAAGCACTGTTTTGTGAGCAGTTCCCTCACTTATCATGCACAGGACAAACATTATTCATGTCCTGGTAGGAACCCTGTTTAATCAGTAATAGAATATCCATGAATTGACTCATTTAAACCTAAAATTTCTTGAACTCAAAAAATGTTCCAGGTACCATACTACATACTGAGGTTAcagcaatgaataaaacagagacctgatttatgttttaaaaaaactgttcTGGCCTTGTAATGGAGAAAAGGTTGGAGGCAGGCATGAATGGCAACAGCGTAATCAACTTTGGAAAGTCATCTAGGCAAGAGTTAGTGCTGGCCTGGGCTAGAAACCTCTGGGATAGGCTTCTCAGATGGCGAGAAGTCAACACATTCCAGGTCGACTCTGCAGGCAGAACCCATATGACTTGTGTTCTTGGATCTGGAGGTTTTGTCTGGAGCAGCTGGGTAGATTGCACTGTGATTCTCTGAGATGAGGAGACACAGGGTGTTGGGGGTGGTGCCAGGTTGGGGAATTGTGTTTGGGGGTCTTGAAACATCCCCCCAAAGGTCTTAGAATCTGGACCTCAGGGGAGGTGGTCCGGGCCTAATCTAGAGACTAGGGAATAGAGTACAGATGGTGTTTGAAGTTGTGAACCCAGGTGAGGTGAGAGACATTTCTAGAAGTCAGgagaagagaaaacagcaaaggagacaagaaaggGATGGGCTCTGGGCTAAGAGGAAGG includes:
- the LOC113879799 gene encoding uterine milk protein, encoding MSHGRMNLALSLVFILCGLFNSIFCEKQQHSQKHMNLVLLKKISALSQKMEAHPKDFAQELFKALIIEDPRKNIIFSPMAMTTTLATLSLGIKSTMRTHHPEDLKLEPKLLDVHKYLQPLVHVGRELVKQKVLKHQHILFINRKMMVNQMLLQQISKLQGMDIQMIDFTDIEKAKKTISHHVAEKTHTKITNLITDLNPETILCLVNHIFFKGILKRAFQPKLTQKEVFFVNDQTKVQVDMMRKTERMLYSRSEELHATMVKMPCKGNVSLTLMLPDAGQFDTDLKKMTAKRAKLQKISDFRLVRLILPKLKISFKINFKHLLPKIDPKHILTATAISQAITSKAPLPNLEALHQAEIELSEHALTVDTAIHTDNLLKVPMKAKEVPAVVKVPMNTKEVPVVVKVPMNTKEVPVVVKVNRPFLLFVEDEKTQRDLFVGKVLNPQVE